The nucleotide sequence TTTACCTGGTTAGTGCCATTCTTGACCTGTCCCCTGGCTCAGACTTCACCCAGGTTGACTATAGTCAACCCCGGACTGCCCTGGTGACCATCCTGATCCTGGGCGAACTGCTCCTGCTTCCTTTTCTCAAACCGCCCACCACTGCCTGGGTCGGCGGTGAACCGCTGAGTGGCGACTGGCGCTACACCATTATGGCCGTTGTTTTACTTGGAACCTATTTACTAATTCTGGTCGTTCCCTTTTCTCGCCGTTTCTTTGAACTGTCTTCCCTCAGTCCCTTAGATGGACTCTTCCTGTGGCTGGTTGCCCTGGAATGGTGCCTTATTTTACGGGCTACCTGGCGAACCCGGTTTTTAGATCGATTCTTGGGAGTCGATTTAAGTTGAAAGAGAAGTGAGGAGTGAGAAGTGTTCGTATTTGGCGTTTCCGAGGGGTGGAGTGAGGGAATTAGATCGGGACTCCGAACCCTGAATCCTGAACCCTACCTCCTGTTATAACTGCCAACCCTGCCGTGTATGACCGACTTATCTTCTAAAAACGAAATTCCCCATTATCCCGTTACAGTATGGGAAGGGATTCTGATTGTGATGGGAGCGATCGCGTTGGTCGCTGCCGGCATGGTTGGGCTGGGGATTAAAGTCCTGAACAATGCGTTTGATCCAATCAGAGCAGAAGCAATTGCTAAAAGCCTGATGGACTACAAGATTCCTGGCGGTTCTCAGGGGGTCTTTGGTATCAACGTCGGCAGTGCCAAGCTTGCCTGGGTCCGGAGTACGACCAATCCCCCGGATGTTATCCTTTTTACCGGAAAAACTCCTATTACGAAGGAAGGAGGGCAGCGATCTCAGGAAGAACTCAGACGAGACTTTGCTATTCCGCCCACAGAGGATACAAGCCAGGAATTTATGATTACAGAGTCTTCCAGTGAAAATCGTCTTTTCTGCGGCCAGGTTGTCCCGGTTACGGTTGAGAAAGGAGATCAATTTTTTGGCGAGCTTTCTGCTCCAATACCGGCAGTTCGATATGTAATCAGTACGACAGAAGGGGCCGCTGAACGATTGGTCATTCTGACTGCAAATGGCAAGAATGCAGCAGAAAAGGCTGAGGTGGTTTTTAGTTCGTTGAAGTGCAGATAAATGATTCGTTGTTGAACAACCGCTCCCCATAAAAGCGGGGGGTGACCCTGAAATGTGTTGCTCTGATTGGGCTAGAGCTATTGCAGGTTGGCAGAAATCACCATACCGTGCCTTGATGCTAAACTTTAGAACTTATCGGGATTTCGCCTGCTGCTTGCTGCCTGCTGCGCATGGGCATAGCCCTACATAGTTCTGCTTTCTTGCACCAGGATGGTTTCCTGGCAAGCAGTCTCAGTCTCATCAGATCTCGCTATACTGACAGGTGTAGTGGTTGCGATTAACGTCAGGATCGGTTAAAACACACAACCTGTTCCGTTGTTTTTTCTGGACTGTCCCCTGATGTCGTTTCTCTAGCGCATTCGTTCACTTGAGGATGTCAGCTTGCTACCGGATGACGTGAGTAAGAAATCTTCCGTCACGGGCTGCCCAGTTCCGTCTGAGCAGCAGCCGCTCAATGAATATCGGGAATTGAGCGAGTCCTGGTTTTTTCGTTGGGCGATGCTTGATCTGCCTGCCTATCTTCGCAAAATGGCGTGGGTCTGGGGTTGGAGTTGGGCGATCGCTGGTCCCGTGGCTGCTGCCAGCTTTCCTCCGGCCAAATATCCGGTTCATTTCTTTGTGATGGGTGCTGGAGGGGCCAGTTTGCTTCTGTGTCTGGTTTTGCTGAGGCTTTACCTGGGTTGGGCTTATATCAGTTCCCGCCTGTCTGATAGTAAGGTCTTCTATGAAGAGTCTGGCTGGTATGATGGTCAAATCTGGTCAAAGCCACCGGAAGTCCAGCTCCAGGATCGGCTGGTGGTTACCTACGAGGTAAAACCCCTGCTTCAACGGTTGCGGAAAACGCTCAGTGTGTTCGCCGTTTCTTTGCTGGGTGGCACCTTCCTCTGGGCAATGCTTTAAACTGAGCAATGCTTTGAGGGCGTTTTTGAACAGGCGTTCAGCTTAAAGCCAAAACTTTTCTTTCCGCTGTACCCTTCTGGTGTTAGAGTCTTACCCATGACATCCGAAGGAAGTGAACATGATGGGTTGTGCTACGGCTGACCCATTTTACGAATGCTAAAGTGAATGACTAGGGGAAGACGTGTTCAGGCCGCAGAACTGGAAGTGCGGTTACTGCGAGAGGGAATTATTGAATCGAAACACTATGTCCAGGCAGTTGTTTGTGACAGCCGGGGGCGGACGCTTCTGGTTGCTGGCAATGCAGAAACAGCCACATTTGTTCGCTCTGGGCTCAAGCCGTTTCAAGCACTGGCGGTCACCACAACCGGCACTCTGGAACGGTATGGGCTGACTGATCGCGACCTGGCAATTATCTGTAGCTCTCACCAGGGCAGGCTGGAGCAGGTGCGGCAGGCGTTTAATGTACTCTGGCGCAGCGATGTGGACCCTTCCCATTTGCAATGTCCAGTCCCACCAGGGAAGCGCAGCCCTTTAGAGTACAATTGTTCTGGTAAACACGCTGGAATGCTCGCTGTTTGTCAGCAGCGCAACTGGCCTCTGAACAGCTATTTGCAGCGCAGTCACCCTGTTCAACAATTGATCATTCAAAAGGTCGCCGAACTCCTGCGAATGCCCGCCGAGGAATTTATCAGTGCCCGTGATGACTGTGGAGCACCCACTTACTTTTTGCAACTTGGACAAATTGCTTCTCTTTACGCGCTCCTTTCAGCCAGCGAAAATCTGGATATGGAACGCATTGTGCGGGCGATGACCCATCATCCGGCAATGGTTTCAGGGAATGGTGAATTTGATACGGAACTGATGCGCCTGACGGAAGGGGAACTGGTGAGTAAGTCTGGAGCGGAGGGCATTCAGTGCATTGGGCGACTGGGGGAAGGATTGGGTCTGGCGATTAAGGTGATGGATGGTGCCAGGCGGGCGAAATATGCTGTTGCTATTCACCTGCTCAAGCAGATGGGTTGGATTACCCCCGCTGTCTCAGAAACCCTGGCAGAAAACTTTATGACCCTCAGTAAAGTCACTCGTCTGGAGGTATCAGGGGACTTGTCCATGCTATAGCAGAAGACAGGGGGAAGGCGACGGGGAAAGCAGATTTTTCACCCTCTTCCTTGTCCCCTTCCCTTGCTATAAGGGGCAGCCAGAGTCATGCCACTGGCCCACTAAATCCTGTTAACTCGAGGATAAGACTGCTAAGATCGCTAAAAATTCGTTCCTCTCCCATGAGTGATACTGTTCTACACGTCAAAGACCTGGAAGTTCAATTTCTGACTGACGCAAAACCCATTCGTGCCGTTGACCGTATTTCCTTTGAGATTAAACGAGGACAGACCCTTGGAATTGTGGGAGAGTCGGGTTCGGGAAAATCGGTAACGGCTCTGTCTGTCATGCGTCTGGTGCCTCCGCCGGGGCAGGTGACAAGGGGTGAATCACTCTTTTGGGGGGCGGAAGGGGGGCAACCTGTTGATCTCCTCCAGTTACCCAACCGCCAGATGGAAGACTATCGGGGAGGAGAGATCTCGATGATCTTTCAGGAACCGATGAGTTCCCTCAACCCGGTTTACACCATTGGGTTTCAACTGGTAGAAGCAATTCAACTGCACAAGCGATTAACCAGGGCAGAGGCAGAACGAGAAGCGATCGCCCGTTTGCAGGAAGTGCGCCTGCTCCCCGATGACACTGAGTTACGGCAGCGGGTTGTGGATGAATTTCACCAGACCAGTGCAGCCCCACCGGGCGATCGCGACATTGAGCGGCAGATTAACCGCCAAAAAATGGCATTTCTTAACCGCTATCCCCACGAACTATCAGGGGGACAGATGCAGCGGGTGATGATTGCCATGGCGATCGCCTGTGACCCGGCTCTGCTGATCGCAGATGAACCCACCACGGCACTGGATGTGACTGTACAGGCAACCATTCTGGACTTGCTGCGGGATCTGCGCGATCGGCGGGGCATGTCCATCATGTTCATCACCCACGACCTGGGGATCATTGCTGAAATTGCTGACTATGTCGCTGTCATGTACCAGGGCAAGATCGTAGAAGCTGGTCCAGTCTGGCAAATCTTCTCTGCTCCTCAGCACCCCTATACCAAAGGCTTGCTCACCTGTCGTCCCCAGCCGAACCGCCGCCTGCGCCGCTTGCCCACCGTTTCTGACTTTATGCAGGTGAGCACAACGCCCACTGGAGAACTGGTGATTGAGCAACGGGAAACGGATGTAGAGCAGGCTCTGAAACTGGCAGAAGAAGTGAGTGATTCTGATCTAGAACAACGATTGTCTTCACTTCAGAAGCAGCAGCCCCTGCTATCTGTGCGTGACCTTCAGGTTGCCTTTCCGATTCGGGGGATCTTTGGACAGACCCGCCGCTACTTGCTGGCAGTTAACGGCGTTACGTTTGATGTTTATCCCGGTGAAACCCTGGGTCTGGTGGGAGAGTCAGGGTGTGGCAAATCGACCCTGGCACGGGCAATTTTGCACCTGATCAAACCCAGCAGTGGTCAGGTCATTTTTGATGGAGATGATGTCACAGCCCTGCCTCAGGACCAGTTGCGTCTGCTCCGGCGAGAAATGCAAATTATTTTCCAGAACCCTTTTGGAGCGCTGGATCCCCGGATGTCCGTTGGGGCAGCCATCATGGAACCGATGCGAATTCACCGCCAACCCAATCAGCGTCGGGAGCAGCGCGATCGGGCAGTGTATTTGCTGGAGCGGGTTGGGCTGGGTGCAGATGCCTTAAACCGCTACCCCCATGAGTTTTCTGGCGGTCAACGTCAGCGCATCTGTATTGCTCGATCGCTGGCATTGAATCCTAAGTTCATCATTTGTGATGAATCGGTTTCAGCCCTGGATGTGTCGGTGCAGGCTCAGGTACTCAACCTGCTGAAAGAGCTACAGGGTGAGTTTAATCTGACCTATATCTTTATCTCCCATGATCTGAGTGTGGTTAAGTTCATGAGCGATCGCATTATGGTCATGAATCGGGGGGCGATCGAAGAAATCGGTCCCTCAGAGCAAATCTATCGCCAGCCCCAAAAGGCGTACACCCAACAGCTTATTGCAGCAATTCCAGTCGGCAGCTTAGATCGAATCCGTGAACGTCAGGCGCAGCGAGGCATTTCAGTGCATTAGCCTTCTGGGATGGGGAGTGGGGATGAGTGGGTGAACCCCTAGAGCATCGGTACAGTATTCCAGGAAATCGGATTTCTGGTGAGAAATTCAACGAAACCTGGGTATCCGGTAGAAGAAATCCAATTTCTGTACCGGCGCTCTAGAAAGAGAACACCATCCGCACATAAAATTCCCAAACTGTACTGGAACGGCGATTATTAGGGTTCGTCACAATGATCAGTCCAGGAGTGAAGCTAATGTTTTCGTTAAACAAAAAGCTATAAAACCCTTCAATGTTGGTCTGGGTTGCATTGCCCAGGTCCCTGGTTACAAATGGTTGCCCGATCGCCAGTCCGGCGGTTGAGTCTGGAATCACAATATTGCGCACGATGGTGCCAATCGCCCAGGTCTGGGGAGTCAGGTCGAGGGACTGTCCCAGGAATGGATTAAACCCGCGATAGGTGCCAATGCCATAGCGACCAAAGATGGCCAACTGTTTGTTCCAGGTCCACTCCACATTAATGCCACCGGCATAAATATCCATGCCATTGATGGCAGCGCGGGTAAATTGAAGCCGGGTCACCAGATCCCGGTTCAGCACATATTCCAGTTCCAGACTGCCCTGGGAGCGATCGCCAAACAAGCCACCATCCGTCGTACCTGCCTGGGGGCGATCGGCATCGGTAGCCGCATAGAGTGCCCTGATCGATAGGGAGGATCCCCCTGGTTGCCAGCGAACCACCGCCCCCGCCCCCCCCGGACGATCTACCTGATTCTGGATAATCAGCGGATTATTCATGAAAAAACTGGAAGCAAAGTTTCGATCCGAATCATTGGCGAATCGGTTGTAGTCGATAAAATCTCTGGGGTTAAGACGGCTACCTACCGTCAGACTGAAATCGGGTGTGGGCTGAAATGTATAGTGCAGCTTGCTGACCCGCACAGCTCTGTCCACCCCGACGTAATCCAATCCACCACCACCTGCCAGCAATCCCAGGGTTCCCAGTAAATTGACTCCCTGCCGGCTCTGGGCTGAACTGACCGCATCCCCCCCATCATTGCCCAACTCCAGTTGGGTTCGTAGCAGGTCTTTGCCCGAAAAACTGGTTTGCAGATCAAGCCGGGTGCGCGATACCACTGTGAGCGGTGCTCCAGAGCCATCGGTGATCAGTGCAGCAGTCTGCCCGGTCAGCCGGGTGGTAGTCGAAAATTGGCGTTCTTCCCGCGTGTCCAGTCGGCTATCCAGGCTGTCAAGCCGGCCATCCAGGCTGGTGGCAATCCCGCCGTAGGACTGCTGAAGCCGCCGCAGAGTGGAAAAGTCTTCTCGAATTCTGGCAATCTCACCCGTGGTCAGCAATTCCTCCAGCCTTAGAAAAACCTGACTCAGAACCGCTACAAACTCATACCGGCTCAGCGGGCGGTTACCTCGAAAAACCTTATCTGGGTAGCCCCTGAACACGTCATAGCGTTCAATCAGAGATTGCAGTGCCTGGTATGCCCAATCAGATGGACGAACATCATCCAGTTCAGCAATCGAGCGAATCTGCGCCATTGGCTCCATTTCGTCGGCAAACTCAGGGCAGCCCAGGGGAGGGCGATCGCCCTCCAACCCTTCCGTTGCCGCCAGACAACTCTCCGCATTCGCAGAAGACTGAGTGCCATTAGTGACTGGGGTCACGACTTCTTGGGGAACTGGCGCAGCCATCAAAACTAATGTCTGGGAGAAAACAAACCAGCCACACAGCCCCCCAGACAGCCAATTCACTTCTCTCACATTGCAATCCTCAGCCAGTCGTCGATCAGGTAGCTCTTTACACAAAAACAACCCACATCCGGTTCTATCAGGAGTATTTGAGAAAGAGAGGACAGTCAACCAGCACCGGACTGTGGGTCACAGACTCACTGACCAGACGATTACTCCATCCATTAAACCGTTGCCGCTTCCTGATCGGCTGTCCGGGTAGAGCGATGGGTACTGAGTTGAATCAACTCAACCTTATATCCATCGGGATCTTCAACAAAGGCAATCACCGTCGAACCATGCTTCATTGGACCAGGTTCACGGGTAACTTTGCCGCCACGCTCTTTAATCGCCTCACAGGTGGCATAAATGTCATCGACCCCGATCGCAATATGACCATAGGCGTCACCGAGATTGTACTGATCCTTCCCCCAGTTGTAGGTCAACTCGAGAACGGTATGGTCTGATTCGTTGCCATAGCCCACAAACGCTAGCGTAAATTCACCCCCCGGATAGTCTTTTTGGCGGAGCAACTTCATGCCCAGGACATCGCAGTAGAACTTGAGAGATTCTTCCAGATTGCCAACACGCAGCATTGTATGAAGTAGTCGCATAGGATTTGGTAGGTGGTAGGTGGTAGGTGGCAGGTAGTGGGTAGTTGCCGGTTATGAGTTCTGGATTCTGGATTCTGGATTCTGAGTTGAGAGACTTCGCTCCACTGACTGTCCACTTTTAATTCTTAACGTTTAGTTTTCAACTCCAGGAGTTCTTCCATACCCGATTCCCTCATCATTCTGCCAACTAAAGGGGACCAATTGCGAGGGTTTTGACCTGTTTAGCTCCAGTCCGCGGCGGCGGTTGAAAGGTCAGTGTGGTTATGGTGGGGTCGGCAGCCCGACGCAAAATACGTTCGCTGATCAGCACATCGTACCCATCGGATTGACCGGACAGGATAATTTGCTGTAGCGTTGCCGTTTTGGGATCCACAAAGGCTCGAATGGTAAAGCCCTGTTTATCTTTATATTCATAGACATACAACGCTTGCCCGTTAATCGTTTCAGTTGTTCCCTGGATGGCGGTCTCATCAGATAACCCCAGATCTTTCTGCACCTCTGGATCTGCCAGTGCTCCCTGGGCAATGGTTTCCCTGGCGGCGGGTGAAACTTCTAAAAACCAGAGGGAAGACATCCCAATCCAGTAGTTGTCTTCGACCTGTCCAAATTGTTTGTATGGAGTGACCATGTACTGCTTCAAGCCAGGGCGTGAGATCCAGACCTGCTTACCATCTGAGATGACGATACTGTCTGGTTGTTTGGGGTCTTTTGAGTCAGGGAATACAATCTCAGCCCGGAACTTGTTGGGAGATTGGACAATGGTGGTGGCTCTGGCCGTCGAGGTCAGACTGGTACTGCCGGAGGTTGCTTTCACTTGAATTTCTGACTCGGTACGGTAGCGATCGCTCTGGAAAAAAGCCGCACTGGCTTTTGCCAGCAAAGCCAGGTCGAGCTTGTCCCCAACTTGGCTAAGAATTCTGGGCGCATCGATCAATGGCAGGGAGGAAATGGGTAAATTGGATGGGTAACCCTGGTTGGACCTCACACCCAGAGTTGCCTGGGGAAAAATAGTTGCCTCAGCGGGAACTGAGAGAATTCTGGACCCGCCAATGATTTCTCCAGATACAACCCAACAACCCAACACAGCAACCGTTCTGACAAGCACATTCATGGTTAGATGATTTGTTCCGCTACGATATTAGTCCTGATCAGGCCTGAAAATGAATCCTTTCCTCCGGGATTAAAAAAACGATTACAGATTGAGTGGGTGTGGCAACAACTGATGGAAATATAACCGTGACTATATGACTGCACTATGGACAGCGTTTGAGAACAGCCCGCTGGGTGTCTTTGTTTTAAGGGTTGATCAGTCTGGGGACAATGGTAACTCGAATACTATTTTTTGCCTGGAAACCATGAACCCCGCTTTTGCGAAACAGTTTGGCATCACAATGCATGACCCCAAGGGGTTTAACCACGGTCATGCAACCACTGTACAACCGAGCTATCCCCTCAAACTTCCAGGTACAGTTGCCGATGTGACCGACTCCTACGCCAGAAAGTGTCTTGATAGGAAACAGTCGATTTCCTTTTTTTTCCCGCCTGGACTGGAGCGATCGCCGACGCTCACAATCACCCTGTTCCCAGTCGTTCAATCCGATGGTTCGGTTCCCCAAATTGTTGGAATTTGCCAGGATATAGAAATGCCCCTGGGAGAAAGCCAGCAACGATTGTCAAAATTAATTGACGCGCTGCCAGGGATTGTGTTCTCCTGTGTCAACGACGGGGAATGGTCCATGAGCTACCTGAGTCAGGGCTGTCTGGAACTGACCGGGTACTCCAGCAAAGACCTGGTCGGAAAGGATCGCACGGTTTCTTACAATTCCATCACCTTTCCTGAAGACCTGCCAGCAGTGCTGGCAGCCATCGACCGGGCAATTGAACGCCATGAGCCTTATGTCATCGAATATCGCATCCTGACCCGTTCAGGGCAGGAAAAGTGGCTTTGGGAAAAGGGGCACGGCATTTATGACAGCCGTGGTGAACCGATTAGCCTGGAAGGCTTTATCACGGATATTACAGAACTGAAACAGGCGGAAGCCGCCCTGGGGAGGGCAGAAGCCAAATATCGTAGCATCTTTGAAAATGCCGTCGAGGGCATCTTTCAAACAACACCAGATGGCCGCTATCTGACCGCCAATCCCATGCTGGCAAAGATTTATGGCTATGACACGCCAGAAGAGTTGATGGCAACCTTGACCGACATCAGCCGCCAGCTTTATGTCGATGCCAGCAGACGGCAGACATTTATTGATCTTTTGCAGAAAGAGGATGCCGTGTGGGGGTTTGAGTCCCAAATCTACCGGAAAGATGGCAGCATCATCTGGATTTCAGAAAATGCTCATACTATCCGCGACCCGGATGGTCAACTCCTGGGGTTTGAAGGAACAGTTGAAGACATTACCGCCCGAAAACAGTCAGAGGACGAACTGCGCCAGCGAGATAACCTTCTGCAAGGCGTTGCAGAAGCAACCAGCCACCTGCTGACGGACACTGACTATGACGTGGCGATCGCCAAAGCCCTTGCCACCCTGGGAAAAGTGGTGAATGTAGACCGGGTTTACATCTATCAAAACCATCCCCACCCGGCAACAGGCGAACCTGCCATGAGTATGCGGTATGAATGGGTCAGTCAAACGGTGGAACCCTCCATCCACCAGCCCCACTGGCAAAACCAGCCCTATAGTGCCTTTGGCATGACCCGCTGGTATGAAACGTTTCTCCAGGGTCGTTCCATCAGTGGGATCGTCAGCCAGTTTCCCGCTTTAGAACAGGAGCTTTTAGGCAAAGACCAGATCCTCTCTATCCTGATGGTGCCGATTCTGATGGATGACCGGCTCTGGGGATACATTGGCTTTGATGACTGCCACGCCGAACGTCTGTGGTCCACATCGGAAGAGTCCATTTTGTTAACCATGGCTGCCAGTTTCGGGGGGGCGATCAAGCGTCAACAAGCAGAGGCAACTATCCGCTATCAGGCGTTTCATGATTTATTAACTGGCTTACCCAACCGGATGCTGTTTAACGATCGCCTGCCCCTGGCACTGGCAAACGCTAACCGCTACAGTAACATGCTGGCAGTGATGTTCCTCGATCTGGACCGGTTCAAAACCATCAACGACACCCTGGGACATGCCGTGGGTGATCTGTTGCTACAGGCAGTGGCTCAACGTCTTGCTGGCTGTACGCGCAAGGGAGACACGGTCGCTCGCTGGGGTGGCGATGAGTTTACCCTGCTGCTACCCCAAATTCAATGCGCTGAGGATGCGGCTAAAGCTGCCCAGCGCATCATCGACTCCCTGAAACCAGCCTTTCATCTGGAAGGGCGGGAACTTTACATCAGCAGCAGTATTGGAATTGCACTCTATCCCGCCGATGGCGATGATGCCCAAACACTGCTCAAGAATGCGGATGCTGCCCTCTACCGGGTGAAAGAACAGGGTCGCAACGGTTATCAAATTTATACTCCTGCGATCAATTCCAAAGCAACGGAATTGCTGACACTGGAAAGCTACCTGCACCATGCCCTAGAGCGCAACGAATTTGTGATTCACTATCAACCCCAGGTCAACACCCGTACCTGGGAAGTCAGCCGGATGGAAGCCCTGGTGCGCTGGATTCACCCTGAGTTGGGATTCGTCTCACCCCGGACATTTATTCCATTGGCAGAGGAGAATGGGTTGATCTCCGCGATTGGTGAGTGGGTGCTGCAAACAGCCTGTGCCCAAAGTAAGGCCTGGCAGGCTGCCGGAATTGCGCCTCTACGGATTGCGGTCAACCTTTCAGCCCGGCAGTTTCAAGAGGCTCACTTGGTAGAAACAATCACCAGAATTCTGAGTGAAACTCAACTGGAAGCCAGATACCTGGAACTGGAAATTACTGAAACAACAGCGATGCAGAATATGGATTTTACCTTGTCGATCCTGAAAGCTCTGCATGACATGGGGATCCACATTTCGCTGGATGACTTCGGCACTGGCTATTCTTCCCTGGGTTACTTGAAAAAGTTTCCACTGCATACGTTAAAGATCGACCAGTCCTTTGTCAAAGACCTGACCACAGATACTCACGACGCGGCAATTGTCAGAACCATCCTTGCCCTGGGGCAGGGCTTGAATTTGAGTGTGGTGGCTGAAGGGGTTGAAACCAGGGAACAGTTGGAATATCTGCGATCGCTCAACTGTTACGAAATGCAGGGTTATCTGTTTAGCAAACCGATGACTGCAACCGAGGCAACCGATTTTCTGCGCAACAACCGGGTAGCAGAGTGCTATAGCCCTTTTCAGGGGTGTAAGGTACCGTGAGGCTGTGAAGCACCACACTGAGCCTTACACTCCCATCCCTCACTTAATTGAAAAATACTATCAATCTGTGCACAGGCTCTTGAAGATCCGTTCCGGCAGCACGGCTCTACTCAAGTAGTGTATTCGGCGTTAATCTTGACGTAATCATAGCTAAGATCGCAGCCCCAGGCGGTTCCAGAGCCGTGACCGTGACCAATGCTGACCGTGATCAGAACGGTGTCTTCTCTTAAATAAGCCCCTTCAGCCGCCTGTTTCAGGTAGGCGTTGGCAGCCGCGCGATCAAAGGGTTGGGGTTGTCCATTCTGCATCATCAAAAAAGGACCCAGTCCAATTTGTAGATCGTTCTGGTCAAAGGATACCCCTGCCCGTCCAGCCGCTCCGGCAATTCTGCCCCAGTTGGGATCCCGTCCAAAGATGGCAGATTTGACCAGGGAAGACCCGGCAATAGTCCGGGCAACCCGGCGGGCCGATTCATCATCCACCGCACCAGAAACCTGCACTTCCAGCAGACAGGTTGCCCCTTCCCCGTCACGGGCGATCGCCTTTGCCAGGTAAATGCAAACCTCCGTCAACATAGCTTCTAATTTGTCAGCCTCTGTCCCCGGTTCAGTAATCGCAGGGGTGCGTGACTCCCCATTTGCCAGGGCAAACAGCGAATCGTTAGTACTGGTGTCACCATCTACAGTGATCTGGTTAAAGCTGCGATCAGCGGCGCGACTTAACATTTGCTGCCACAGGTGGGGAGAAACCGCCGCGTCACAGGTGACGAACGCCAGCATGGTTGCCATGTTTGGGTGAATCATGCCAGAACCTTTCGCGATGCCGCCAATTCTTACAGGTCGGTCGTGCAGAACCGTTTCCAGGGCGATCGCTTTAGGCACCAGGTCAGTGGTCATGATGGCTCTGGCAGCTGCCTCAGACCCCGTTTCTGAGAGAGCGGCAATCATTTGAGGCAGGGCAGCTTTGAGCTTGTCCAGCTTAATCCGCTGTCCAATCACGCCAGTGGATGCCAGCAGAATCGATTCAGGGGGAACGTGGAGCAACTGGCTGAGAGACTGAGCACTGTCCAGGGCATCTTCCCAACCCTGGGTACCTGTGGCAGCATTTGCCTGTCCGGCGTTGCAGAGAATAGCACGGGCACTTGATTTCGCCTGGAGCCTTTGGCGGCAGTAGTCCACACAGGCGGCACGGACCTGATTGGTGGTGAATACGCCAGCGGCGATCGCCTCCACATCTGACACAATCAGAGCCAGATCGGGCAATCCTGAAGGTTTCAACCCTGCTGCCATTCCCGCTGCCCGATACCCCTTTGGAGCCGTAATGCCACCGGGAATTTCCTGCCAGTCTGCCATGCTAACACCCCTTCAAGGTCTAACAATCCAGGCGATTATAGCAGGGTTGGCAGAGGACGTTTGTATGTACCAGAAAAAAAAGGGAGAGCCGCTCAAGCGCCTCCCCCTATCATCAGGGTGCATCTACTTACCACAGTATGCCACTTTAGAGGTGAGGGGTGACACCCCTCAAAACTTTTTTGACAAACTCTTTACATAAAAAGGGTGTTTAGGTATGAGGGGTGTCACCCCCTATTTGCCAAGAAGAAGGGAACCCAGGCGAGAATATCGATATCCACGTTGCCGTCAGACCGCAGGTATGGCAGGGGCGATTTGATTGACCTGCGCCTGAAAGTCAGTGGAATAACCAAACCACGTCGATCTACCAGGCCGTGGCTTTTCCAGGAACCATCTCCAGGTTTCAGGCTGGGTCAGGTTTCAGAATTGAGCTTCCTGGCGAGTAGCTGGTTTGTCAGTTTCGGATCGGCGCGTCCCCCCGTCTGCTTCATCACCTGTCCTACAAAGAAACCCAGCATCTTGGTTTTGCCGTTGCGGTATTGTTCCAACTCTTTGGGGTGGGCTGCCAGCACTTCATCAATCGCAGTCTCAATCACACCCGTATCAGAAATCTGGATCAGTCC is from Leptothermofonsia sichuanensis E412 and encodes:
- a CDS encoding CGLD27 family protein, which codes for MLPDDVSKKSSVTGCPVPSEQQPLNEYRELSESWFFRWAMLDLPAYLRKMAWVWGWSWAIAGPVAAASFPPAKYPVHFFVMGAGGASLLLCLVLLRLYLGWAYISSRLSDSKVFYEESGWYDGQIWSKPPEVQLQDRLVVTYEVKPLLQRLRKTLSVFAVSLLGGTFLWAML
- a CDS encoding ABC transporter ATP-binding protein gives rise to the protein MSDTVLHVKDLEVQFLTDAKPIRAVDRISFEIKRGQTLGIVGESGSGKSVTALSVMRLVPPPGQVTRGESLFWGAEGGQPVDLLQLPNRQMEDYRGGEISMIFQEPMSSLNPVYTIGFQLVEAIQLHKRLTRAEAEREAIARLQEVRLLPDDTELRQRVVDEFHQTSAAPPGDRDIERQINRQKMAFLNRYPHELSGGQMQRVMIAMAIACDPALLIADEPTTALDVTVQATILDLLRDLRDRRGMSIMFITHDLGIIAEIADYVAVMYQGKIVEAGPVWQIFSAPQHPYTKGLLTCRPQPNRRLRRLPTVSDFMQVSTTPTGELVIEQRETDVEQALKLAEEVSDSDLEQRLSSLQKQQPLLSVRDLQVAFPIRGIFGQTRRYLLAVNGVTFDVYPGETLGLVGESGCGKSTLARAILHLIKPSSGQVIFDGDDVTALPQDQLRLLRREMQIIFQNPFGALDPRMSVGAAIMEPMRIHRQPNQRREQRDRAVYLLERVGLGADALNRYPHEFSGGQRQRICIARSLALNPKFIICDESVSALDVSVQAQVLNLLKELQGEFNLTYIFISHDLSVVKFMSDRIMVMNRGAIEEIGPSEQIYRQPQKAYTQQLIAAIPVGSLDRIRERQAQRGISVH
- a CDS encoding asparaginase yields the protein MTRGRRVQAAELEVRLLREGIIESKHYVQAVVCDSRGRTLLVAGNAETATFVRSGLKPFQALAVTTTGTLERYGLTDRDLAIICSSHQGRLEQVRQAFNVLWRSDVDPSHLQCPVPPGKRSPLEYNCSGKHAGMLAVCQQRNWPLNSYLQRSHPVQQLIIQKVAELLRMPAEEFISARDDCGAPTYFLQLGQIASLYALLSASENLDMERIVRAMTHHPAMVSGNGEFDTELMRLTEGELVSKSGAEGIQCIGRLGEGLGLAIKVMDGARRAKYAVAIHLLKQMGWITPAVSETLAENFMTLSKVTRLEVSGDLSML
- the gloA gene encoding lactoylglutathione lyase encodes the protein MRLLHTMLRVGNLEESLKFYCDVLGMKLLRQKDYPGGEFTLAFVGYGNESDHTVLELTYNWGKDQYNLGDAYGHIAIGVDDIYATCEAIKERGGKVTREPGPMKHGSTVIAFVEDPDGYKVELIQLSTHRSTRTADQEAATV
- a CDS encoding iron uptake porin; translation: MAAPVPQEVVTPVTNGTQSSANAESCLAATEGLEGDRPPLGCPEFADEMEPMAQIRSIAELDDVRPSDWAYQALQSLIERYDVFRGYPDKVFRGNRPLSRYEFVAVLSQVFLRLEELLTTGEIARIREDFSTLRRLQQSYGGIATSLDGRLDSLDSRLDTREERQFSTTTRLTGQTAALITDGSGAPLTVVSRTRLDLQTSFSGKDLLRTQLELGNDGGDAVSSAQSRQGVNLLGTLGLLAGGGGLDYVGVDRAVRVSKLHYTFQPTPDFSLTVGSRLNPRDFIDYNRFANDSDRNFASSFFMNNPLIIQNQVDRPGGAGAVVRWQPGGSSLSIRALYAATDADRPQAGTTDGGLFGDRSQGSLELEYVLNRDLVTRLQFTRAAINGMDIYAGGINVEWTWNKQLAIFGRYGIGTYRGFNPFLGQSLDLTPQTWAIGTIVRNIVIPDSTAGLAIGQPFVTRDLGNATQTNIEGFYSFLFNENISFTPGLIIVTNPNNRRSSTVWEFYVRMVFSF